The Plasmodium relictum strain SGS1 genome assembly, chromosome: 2 genome segment TAGAGAAAGATCATTTATTAAGTATCTtggaatataaaatataataaaatgaattttaaAACATAAGTTTTAACacttacaaaaataaaaataaaaattattattataaagattaacatacatatatttttaatatatttagcACTTTAATTgcacttctttttttttttttttataattgtaGTATCATTCTTTTGCATTCTATACGTTATAGAACAATTAAATGATTATGTAAAAAACGATTATACTGATATAggtattaaaaattaaaaacatgaattattaaaaagtatataaataaatatagcaATAAAAAGCTTAAATAAACCTTTAggataattattttattattatacattgtattatttttttttatttttttttgaagaagCAAAAAACATATTAATTAATTGCTTAAATAAGGCAGAAAAAATTAGACCATCTTTTGATTCGTTAGATTATAATGAGCTTTCTAAATTTTgtgaaagtaaaaataaattatattttctaatttatgAGAaggaaaatttatataatacataaaaCATATTCTATACACATATATACAtttcattatcttttttttttattaaattattaggATTATTTTTAGGGgctaataaaaatgatagatatgaagaaataacaaaaaaaacattaCAAATGTTTTTTACTTCTCAgatattttatgaaatattaaatcatttcaaaaaattaaatgatgaagaaaaaaaaaaatatctttatgcaaaatataaaacaatatatttaaaaaaatgttttgataataatataaaaccAGAACCAGGAACCccgaaaaatgaaaaagaagatatttcAGGTTATCTATTTAGTTCCTTCTttgatattattttattattttatatatatatgtatatatatttatttatttatttttttatttatttatttgttattattattttttttaccatactatttatatatatatttttaataaatagaaTTATGTGAAGATATTTCCAAAGATGAAAGAAACTACCAAGAAAcaattaataatgaaatttctTGTGAAGATAATTCAATAAGTAATAATGATTATGACATAGGttttcaagaaaaaaaagcaaatatATCAggttaaagaaaaaataatgatatataattttaatagaatAGGATACAATATTGCATTcatacttatatatatatatttattttttttttatatatatattaacagacgaaaataagaaaatatataacacAATTGATTTTAGTTCAAGTTTAAAACATGCCCAATATGCTGTTAATggtataatatattttataataaaaacatttatattatattttattatgttttaaaagacattaattttcatttttaattttaaacattgcgttaaaaaaaaaaaaaattaaataaaataagttgAATATTACTATAtgatatattcatataagaataaagagagaataatttaaaaaaattaaaaatatattaaattatttctttaatattagaaaattatatatttcttttttttattttatttttagcaTTAATGTTTGAAGATTTAGATACTGCAAAATATCAGTTAAAACTTTCTCTTTCATATTTagagaaataaaattaaaaaaaatacatattttttgcTATATGGATATCacttattaataatttaaggTGTATATAgatttatttacataaataaaagGAATTCTGAAAAATTcacaataataaaattgaaaaataaatgtccatataaaatttttaagaaataattatatgtatataattatattttaatcttttttacttttttttttttatttttctatatttcttttttgttaaaaattaaatagaataatttaatttttcgtCTCATGAACATAAACATGTACTCTTTCGttaaactaaaaaattaatttaataattattttagcTATgcttttttctaaaaataaaaatttccaTAAAATACAATCAgttttctctttttatttttattaacaaaaaaaacaaaactATTATGTTGATATTTTAGGAATACAGAcaatgttataaaaaaatgtaatgaAGATTCAATAatacttatattttatattaaaaattgtaaaaatttttgttattttttaattatataaagatttagactataaaataaaatatacacatatatataataaacaatataattattattaataataatactattttattttaattttcatatttgtTTGTACATCAAAATGtgacaaattaataaaaataatagaacaGATGAGATATATATTAACAAAccatcaataaaaaaaaaaaaatgagataAGTGTTCCAAAAGtaacattttttatagtattcataatatatagagaacaaagaaaaagaaaaaatataaatatttatattaataccatagaaaaattaatcaTGAACTCAactaattaaatatatatcattttttttttttaattgaagtgatactatataaattttttttttttaatttattaaattattattatttacattttatttatttatttttttttttattaataattaaaaaatataaaatatagtaTATTTCtatcattattaaaaagaaaaatagaaatataaaagtattaCTTGTTTTACATTCAAATAAGAGATAAATAAAGGATAATTCTCTTActattaattttctttttttttaaaaaaatatatatatttttttctttacaaatgtaaaaaatataaattgtaGCATGCAAAGTTCTTACTAtatattgaataaattacttaatttaaaatatatatcatcaaaaaaatacaaagtaaaacatttttttttcataaattatcaaaaaatatattttttaacgAAAAAAATGGAGGATATACCTACTGTTAATATTACTGATGTAAGtgataagaaaaaagaaaaaaaattaaaaaagttagcagaaaaagagaaaaaactGGCTAAGAAAGCCGAAagagaaaatttaaaaaatgaagcaACGAAAATACTAGAATATGTTTGTGaggatataaataaagataattatGGATACCTTAGTGTATCAAATAtcaaagaaaaagatattaaattatataatttagaggcaatatataatttgttGTTAAATGAAAGTAACAAGGAAATTAAAAGagaagataataatataacTTCTACTTCAAAtgaagataaagaaaaaagaaatgaattagaatatattttacaaaataatatatggATAAGAGGAAGAATACATGATATCAGAGGAAAGGGttctttatctttt includes the following:
- a CDS encoding vacuolar protein sorting-associated protein VTA1, putative, which gives rise to MESKDETHVKENKKINKKSIYFIIKKSEELEKDHLLISFFCILYVIEQLNDYVKNDYTDIEAKNILINCLNKAEKIRPSFDSLDYNELSKFCERLFLGANKNDRYEEITKKTLQMFFTSQIFYEILNHFKKLNDEEKKKYLYAKYKTIYLKKCFDNNIKPEPGTPKNEKEDISELCEDISKDERNYQETINNEISCEDNSISNNDYDIGFQEKKANISDENKKIYNTIDFSSSLKHAQYAVNALMFEDLDTAKYQLKLSLSYLEK